Below is a genomic region from Ailuropoda melanoleuca isolate Jingjing unplaced genomic scaffold, ASM200744v2 unplaced-scaffold26248, whole genome shotgun sequence.
CTGGGACCCTTTCCGTAGGACAGAGTCAATCAGAGCTCGGGCTTTATCCATCACTGTAGCATTTTCATATCgcactctctccatctcctcctgGTTCAGCACCCTTTTCTCTAAGAGCTCATCCAGCAAGCCGTTGAGGGTCCCCGTGTTCACCGAGCTGACAAACAGCTTCCGCTTGTCCCTCAGGGTCTGGTCTGCATGAAGCACAAGGATTCCTCAAGTCATGAAAACAGTCTCATTTCCTTTCAGGTCAGCACCAAGGAGTAGCCTGCTTTAGATTTGAGAGGAAAGACATCCCTCCCCACGCAGCACAGGAGCCTGAAGACCCCCGCGTCTCTCAGTGCGCCCTCAGCACTGACCCTGGGCGCTCACTGAGCAGCCTGAGGACCGAGGTGCTCTCCTGCCTTTTGCATCGGAAAACCCGGGCTCTTCCCCCCATGCCCTACATGTCCTCAACTCCGCATAAGAAAATAATGACCAGCGATGTCCCATTTCCTTCCCCGGGCCACTTCTGCACCCTCTGTCACACAGGGCCGGTAACATTCAGCTAGGATGGCAGAGCAGCCCCAGCATGCCAGCAAAGCCCCAGTTCCCTCCTGGCCTTGCCTTTCTTCAGGCTGCGGGGAGTCTCCCGGGCCCTCCTTTTGCCCTCCCGCCTGCTCCCCGGAGGCCCCCACCCTCCGTCGTGCCCACCCGGACAGTCACAGAACTAAAGACCAGCCGG
It encodes:
- the LOC117798137 gene encoding caspase recruitment domain-containing protein 16-like, with product MADQTLRDKRKLFVSSVNTGTLNGLLDELLEKRVLNQEEMERVRYENATVMDKARALIDSVLRKGSQACQIFICYICDEDAFLAEKMGLSSGKGQCLTLR